The Streptomyces sp. NBC_00162 genome window below encodes:
- a CDS encoding PaaX family transcriptional regulator C-terminal domain-containing protein — MTDRVEIPTRMLVHALIREDGTVGADELYTVANTLGMSDQQVRLCIKRLVAEGRFTHEGRGRKAELHATEDTTRALAPNADFLRHAFQQDAGLAPWDGVWHLAAFAVPESARTVRDSLRETLVHLGGAPLQGGLYVCANAWEPYVEEAAHRLGAHGALTLLTTADLRRGGTQEPDELAGLLWPLQEIADRYHRLSRIAQPRLARLTGPAALSPSALLTIGVELAAELTRAMEPDPLLPPQLLPQPWPGTQARELVARCWAALYDREQGEARPVLWRLYAGITREAADRAAP; from the coding sequence ATGACCGACCGCGTCGAGATCCCCACCCGCATGCTCGTCCACGCGCTGATCCGCGAGGACGGCACCGTCGGCGCCGACGAGCTGTACACCGTCGCCAACACCCTGGGCATGAGCGACCAGCAGGTGCGGCTGTGCATCAAACGGCTCGTGGCAGAAGGCCGGTTCACCCACGAGGGCCGAGGTCGCAAGGCGGAGCTGCACGCGACCGAGGACACCACGCGTGCCCTCGCCCCGAATGCGGACTTCCTCCGGCACGCATTCCAGCAGGATGCCGGGCTGGCGCCCTGGGACGGTGTCTGGCACCTGGCCGCCTTCGCGGTGCCCGAATCGGCGCGCACGGTACGGGACTCCCTGCGCGAGACCCTCGTCCACCTCGGCGGTGCTCCGCTCCAGGGCGGACTGTACGTCTGCGCCAACGCCTGGGAGCCGTACGTCGAAGAAGCGGCCCATCGCCTCGGAGCCCATGGCGCGCTCACCCTCCTCACCACGGCGGACCTGCGCAGGGGCGGCACTCAGGAGCCTGACGAACTCGCCGGTCTCCTGTGGCCCTTGCAGGAGATCGCCGACCGCTACCACCGCCTCAGCCGTATCGCCCAGCCCCGCCTCGCCCGGCTCACCGGCCCTGCCGCGCTCTCCCCGTCCGCACTGCTCACCATCGGGGTCGAACTGGCCGCCGAACTCACACGCGCCATGGAGCCCGACCCGCTGCTGCCCCCGCAGCTCCTGCCCCAGCCCTGGCCCGGCACCCAGGCCCGGGAGCTCGTCGCCCGTTGCTGGGCAGCCCTGTACGACCGAGAACAGGGCGAGGCCCGCCCGGTCCTCTGGCGTCTCTACGCCGGCATCACCCGAGAAGCGGCAGACCGGGCCGCGCCCTGA